A window of the Streptomyces formicae genome harbors these coding sequences:
- a CDS encoding amino acid adenylation domain-containing protein, with translation MQSAEVHFLEPFFETARIDPARPAVVDNGLVIGYGTLAAWVLAVAGAVAPRTVDPQPPVGIVVHHTARDVAAILGVLSAGRAYVPLEADHPEARLESILARAGCREAVATAETGWQPRVETVIRPRWAQTPVTPASAARLPESGVRPEDPAYVLFTSGSTGEPKGVVVPHRSPAAVVPRLRDLYGIGPEESVLHFHSAGGDTSLEEILPTLTGGATLVVDDAAREGFARVVEEQQVSVAVLPTGYWNSLTGDLLHQGARLPASLRTVVIGGEAVRADMLERWRRLPGTDGVRLLNTYGSTETTLVTHAVQLAGPGTPALPDTGLDMPIGRPLPHVGQRVDESGELYVSGPGLALGYHGNPEATAERFAERDGTRWYRTGDLVGEAAGGVLVFRGRSDHQVKIRGFRVDLLEVEALIGRCEGVAAVAAARVDRAGHGTLAAFFVPLPDGEPGRVATGIRERLARTAPPQLVPSLIVPVEALEQTHTGKVDRNATRDRHLGATAVAR, from the coding sequence ATGCAGTCCGCCGAAGTCCACTTTCTGGAACCGTTCTTCGAGACGGCGCGCATCGATCCGGCCCGCCCGGCCGTGGTCGACAACGGGCTCGTCATCGGCTATGGCACCCTCGCCGCCTGGGTGCTGGCGGTGGCCGGGGCCGTCGCACCGCGCACGGTGGACCCCCAGCCGCCCGTGGGGATCGTCGTGCACCACACGGCCCGGGACGTGGCGGCGATCCTGGGCGTGCTGAGCGCGGGACGGGCGTATGTGCCGCTGGAGGCCGATCATCCCGAGGCCCGGCTGGAATCGATCCTGGCGCGGGCGGGCTGCCGAGAGGCCGTGGCGACCGCCGAGACCGGCTGGCAGCCGCGCGTCGAGACGGTGATCCGGCCGCGCTGGGCACAGACCCCGGTGACGCCGGCCTCCGCCGCCAGGCTCCCGGAATCCGGTGTGCGGCCGGAGGACCCGGCGTACGTGCTCTTCACCTCGGGCTCCACCGGGGAGCCCAAGGGGGTCGTGGTCCCGCACCGGTCACCGGCCGCCGTGGTGCCACGGCTGCGCGACCTGTACGGCATCGGCCCGGAGGAGTCCGTGCTGCACTTCCACAGCGCGGGCGGCGACACCAGCCTGGAGGAGATCCTCCCGACCCTGACGGGCGGCGCCACCCTCGTCGTCGACGACGCGGCCCGGGAGGGGTTCGCGCGGGTGGTGGAGGAACAGCAGGTCTCGGTCGCGGTGTTGCCGACCGGGTACTGGAACAGCCTGACGGGGGATCTGCTGCACCAGGGCGCCCGGCTCCCGGCATCGCTGCGTACCGTGGTGATCGGCGGGGAGGCGGTGCGCGCCGACATGCTGGAGCGGTGGCGCCGGCTGCCCGGCACGGACGGTGTGCGGCTGCTCAACACCTACGGTTCGACGGAGACCACGCTGGTCACCCACGCCGTGCAGCTGGCCGGTCCCGGCACGCCCGCGCTGCCGGACACCGGTCTGGACATGCCCATCGGGCGCCCCCTGCCACATGTCGGACAACGGGTCGACGAGAGCGGCGAGTTGTATGTTTCCGGGCCTGGTCTGGCCCTCGGTTACCACGGCAACCCCGAGGCGACGGCCGAGCGCTTCGCGGAACGGGACGGCACCCGCTGGTACCGCACCGGGGACCTGGTCGGCGAGGCGGCCGGCGGTGTCCTGGTGTTCCGGGGCCGCTCCGACCACCAGGTCAAGATCCGCGGCTTCCGAGTGGACCTGCTCGAGGTGGAGGCGCTGATCGGGCGGTGTGAGGGGGTGGCTGCGGTCGCGGCCGCCAGGGTGGACCGGGCCGGGCACGGCACGCTGGCCGCGTTCTTCGTGCCCCTGCCGGACGGCGAGCCCGGCCGGGTCGCCACGGGGATCCGGGAACGGCTGGCGCGGACCGCGCCGCCGCAGCTGGTGCCGAGTCTGATCGTGCCGGTCGAGGCGCTGGAGCAGACCCACACCGGCAAGGTGGACCGGAACGCGACCCGGGACCGCCACCTGGGCGCCACGGCGGTGGCCCGATGA
- a CDS encoding CocE/NonD family hydrolase: MRIVVDHDLKIPMRDGSLLSADLYRPETSEAVPVLIRRTPYGKSGSPGGASVDGPRLVRSGYALLVQDVRGRFASGGTFEPYWNEAADGADTVAWAVAQPWCDGSAGLFGRSYEAMAALLAAAEGPPGLAAIAPHVAGSGFDEGWTRQGGAFQLGFVLYWVLYDLLLSGAGLTGPELAEVADAVDRIDDLYRNPDAAADLLDRLAPFYRQWREHPGGDPYWRRAAPRESYPAINVPVLNLTGWYDIFIAGALENYRGIREQGVATTLVVGPWSHCVTGGIFPQRRYGLAADEQHLDVTALHLDHFDRHVRRRGSGAAPGPVRLFLTGADEWRTFPHWPVPGTEEYVLHLDGRGLTPGSAPEASGSDLIRHDPADPVPTTGGATALPGQFTGGDCGPLDQREVELRADVLCFTGAELTDPLTVVGDTALTVFVTADAAGADVTGKLVDVHPDGRAELLCDGIRRLEPAAAVGAAERRQDPGAGAAPAPCEPVEVTVRLGAIGHVFRAGHRIRLEIAASNAPRFDVHPLVVAHHTVHQGGDHPSRLRLPRLVGG, from the coding sequence GTGCGTATTGTTGTGGACCACGATCTGAAAATACCCATGCGGGACGGCTCGTTATTGAGTGCCGACCTCTATCGCCCGGAGACCTCCGAAGCGGTGCCGGTGCTCATTCGGCGGACGCCCTACGGGAAATCGGGGAGCCCGGGCGGGGCGTCCGTCGACGGCCCCCGGCTGGTGCGTTCCGGATACGCGCTGCTGGTGCAGGACGTGCGCGGGCGGTTCGCCTCCGGCGGCACCTTCGAGCCGTACTGGAACGAGGCCGCGGACGGCGCGGACACCGTCGCCTGGGCGGTGGCGCAGCCGTGGTGCGACGGCTCCGCGGGCCTGTTCGGCCGTTCCTACGAGGCCATGGCCGCACTGCTCGCGGCGGCCGAGGGGCCGCCCGGTCTCGCCGCCATAGCCCCTCACGTGGCCGGTTCCGGGTTCGACGAGGGCTGGACCCGCCAGGGTGGCGCTTTCCAGCTGGGCTTCGTCCTCTACTGGGTGCTGTACGACCTGCTGCTCAGCGGTGCCGGGCTGACCGGGCCGGAACTCGCCGAAGTGGCCGACGCGGTCGACCGGATCGACGACCTCTACCGGAACCCCGACGCCGCCGCGGACCTCCTGGACCGGCTCGCCCCGTTCTACCGGCAATGGCGAGAGCACCCCGGCGGCGACCCGTACTGGCGGCGCGCCGCACCCCGTGAGTCGTATCCGGCGATAAACGTCCCGGTGCTCAATCTGACGGGTTGGTACGACATATTTATCGCCGGTGCCCTGGAGAATTACCGGGGAATCCGGGAACAGGGCGTGGCGACGACTCTGGTGGTCGGCCCCTGGTCCCATTGCGTCACCGGCGGAATTTTCCCCCAGCGCCGCTACGGACTGGCCGCCGACGAACAGCACCTCGATGTCACCGCCCTGCACCTGGACCACTTCGACCGCCATGTGCGCCGGCGGGGGAGTGGTGCGGCCCCCGGTCCGGTACGGCTCTTCCTCACCGGCGCCGATGAGTGGCGCACCTTCCCCCACTGGCCGGTCCCCGGCACCGAGGAGTACGTCCTCCACCTCGACGGCCGCGGCCTGACGCCGGGCTCCGCCCCGGAGGCCTCCGGCAGCGACCTGATCCGCCACGACCCGGCCGACCCGGTGCCCACCACCGGCGGCGCCACCGCCCTGCCCGGTCAGTTCACCGGAGGCGACTGCGGTCCGCTCGACCAGCGCGAGGTGGAGCTGCGCGCCGATGTGCTGTGTTTCACCGGCGCCGAGCTCACCGATCCGCTGACCGTCGTCGGCGACACCGCCTTGACGGTGTTCGTCACCGCGGACGCCGCGGGCGCCGACGTGACCGGCAAGCTCGTCGACGTCCACCCGGACGGCCGGGCGGAGCTGCTGTGCGACGGCATCCGCCGGCTGGAGCCCGCAGCGGCCGTGGGCGCCGCGGAGAGGCGGCAGGACCCGGGGGCGGGTGCGGCACCGGCCCCATGCGAGCCGGTCGAGGTCACCGTCCGTCTTGGCGCGATCGGCCATGTCTTCCGCGCGGGCCACCGGATCCGCCTGGAGATCGCGGCCAGCAACGCTCCGCGCTTCGACGTCCATCCCCTGGTCGTCGCGCACCACACAGTCCACCAAGGCGGTGACCATCCTTCACGCCTGCGGCTGCCGCGCCTCGTCGGAGGCTGA
- a CDS encoding glycosyltransferase: MATEPVDEAAVDKGIARTAVIIALRDDLRIADCIASIEEDVEIVLALNGPSDAVLELIAEHPRPLTVTEIDDVGNLGAAYNAGAAATDRQYLLLMDSDCTFAPGVVRAMVRAVLTAPVVKGQVVYGESDGLLSKLTARVREFDEGDYVSALSPPLIYNRAIVDHIGGYHFDELIHWCEDREFDFRLQLAGIPVVYLPEARIFHDAQHGFANMRSYFRYGVGEGIAQETGVFTTPAVPVVWRLSEASKTLVHCARDKGVGAAAYYALLKAAFHTGTVHHLLNDPYKVRDRYPVSAKRARMVRSIPQHSTRLTKAQMRRLRRAHWEAGRRIEQVADLSVFHPDAAGPEAAASASDEARQPQA; the protein is encoded by the coding sequence ATGGCCACCGAACCGGTTGACGAGGCCGCGGTCGACAAGGGCATCGCCCGGACCGCCGTCATCATCGCTCTGCGCGACGACCTGCGGATCGCCGACTGCATCGCGTCGATCGAAGAGGACGTCGAGATCGTCCTGGCGCTCAACGGTCCCAGTGACGCGGTGCTGGAACTGATCGCCGAGCACCCGCGGCCGCTGACGGTCACCGAGATCGACGACGTCGGCAACCTGGGCGCGGCCTACAACGCGGGGGCCGCCGCCACCGACCGGCAGTACCTGCTGCTGATGGACTCCGACTGCACCTTCGCCCCGGGCGTGGTCCGGGCCATGGTCCGTGCGGTCCTCACCGCCCCGGTGGTCAAGGGGCAGGTGGTGTACGGGGAGTCGGACGGGCTGCTCAGCAAGCTGACCGCCCGCGTGCGGGAGTTCGACGAGGGCGACTACGTCAGCGCCCTGTCCCCGCCGCTGATCTACAACCGCGCGATCGTCGACCACATCGGCGGCTACCACTTCGACGAACTGATCCACTGGTGCGAGGACCGGGAGTTCGACTTCCGGCTCCAGCTGGCCGGCATCCCGGTGGTGTACCTGCCCGAGGCCCGGATCTTCCACGACGCCCAGCACGGCTTCGCGAACATGCGCAGCTACTTCCGCTACGGCGTCGGCGAGGGCATCGCCCAGGAGACCGGCGTGTTCACCACCCCGGCGGTGCCGGTGGTGTGGCGGCTGTCCGAGGCGTCGAAGACGCTGGTGCACTGCGCCCGCGACAAGGGCGTGGGCGCGGCGGCCTACTACGCGCTGCTCAAGGCCGCCTTCCACACGGGCACCGTCCACCATCTGCTGAACGACCCGTACAAGGTGCGCGACCGCTACCCGGTCTCGGCCAAGCGGGCCAGGATGGTGCGGTCGATCCCGCAGCACAGCACCCGCCTGACCAAGGCCCAGATGCGCCGGCTGCGCCGGGCGCACTGGGAGGCGGGCCGGCGGATCGAGCAGGTGGCCGACCTGTCGGTCTTCCACCCGGACGCCGCCGGCCCGGAAGCCGCCGCCTCAGCCTCCGACGAGGCGCGGCAGCCGCAGGCGTGA
- a CDS encoding ATP-grasp domain-containing protein — translation MTDRLLVCGIGTGMDHSLTELRLPRWELVVVTDTPTDRVRAAADVLLVCDPNDAVAVLAALSAAGIDRIDGVFSLGADNPPVISTLAHRFGCPGLPLETALNCTLKDRRLAILRKAGLDVPRFAPAESVGEAVQAVAEIGLPAVIKPSDQTGSLGVMKVESADRVRECAAEALRLSPGGRIVIEEFLEGTEHTLAAFMADGELHRFGFADREYGRKEEFAPYFFEGGDTLPSRLTTEQIDEITDVVLRGARALRLDPTVINTDILRTHDGRVVLLEITCRLTGSRIATEVMRLATGVDPLPNVVRLALGWPLEPGELEPTHNRAAVQRFLPADGGVVEWVGDPRDVTRRAGVHDVFWGTELAPGTVVPPYRGGADALAGVIAYAAEPAEAEAVAERTLRALPLRFKDSAG, via the coding sequence GTGACTGACCGGCTCCTGGTCTGCGGGATCGGTACCGGAATGGACCACTCACTCACCGAACTGCGGTTGCCCCGGTGGGAGTTGGTGGTGGTCACGGACACCCCGACCGACCGGGTGCGGGCGGCCGCGGACGTGCTGCTGGTGTGCGACCCGAACGACGCCGTGGCCGTCCTCGCCGCACTGTCGGCAGCCGGCATCGACCGCATCGACGGGGTGTTCTCGCTGGGCGCCGACAACCCGCCCGTCATCAGCACGCTCGCGCACCGTTTCGGCTGCCCGGGGCTGCCCCTGGAGACAGCGCTGAACTGCACCCTGAAGGACCGGCGGCTGGCGATCCTGCGCAAGGCGGGGCTGGACGTACCCCGTTTCGCGCCCGCGGAGAGCGTGGGCGAGGCGGTGCAGGCGGTCGCCGAGATCGGCCTGCCTGCGGTCATCAAACCCAGTGACCAGACCGGGTCGCTGGGCGTGATGAAGGTGGAGTCGGCCGACCGGGTGCGCGAGTGCGCCGCGGAGGCGCTGCGGCTCAGCCCCGGCGGGCGGATCGTGATCGAGGAGTTCCTGGAGGGCACCGAGCACACGCTGGCGGCCTTCATGGCCGACGGCGAGCTGCACCGGTTCGGTTTCGCCGACCGGGAGTACGGGCGCAAGGAGGAGTTCGCCCCGTACTTCTTCGAGGGCGGCGACACACTTCCCAGCCGGCTCACCACCGAGCAGATCGACGAGATCACCGACGTGGTACTGCGCGGGGCACGCGCTCTGCGCCTGGACCCGACAGTGATCAACACCGACATCCTGCGCACGCACGACGGCCGGGTGGTGCTTCTGGAGATCACCTGTCGGCTCACCGGCTCCCGGATCGCCACCGAGGTGATGAGGCTGGCGACAGGAGTGGACCCGCTGCCCAACGTGGTGCGGCTGGCGCTGGGCTGGCCCCTGGAGCCGGGCGAGCTGGAGCCGACGCACAACCGGGCGGCGGTCCAGCGGTTCCTGCCGGCGGACGGCGGGGTGGTGGAGTGGGTCGGCGACCCGCGGGACGTCACCCGCCGGGCCGGGGTCCACGACGTGTTCTGGGGCACCGAACTGGCGCCCGGCACCGTGGTGCCGCCCTATCGCGGCGGAGCCGACGCCCTGGCGGGGGTGATCGCGTACGCCGCTGAGCCGGCCGAGGCGGAGGCGGTCGCCGAGCGTACGCTGCGCGCGCTGCCGCTGCGGTTCAAGGACTCGGCCGGATGA
- a CDS encoding PIG-L deacetylase family protein, whose protein sequence is MTGVTDVLVVAPHPDDDVIGCGGSIAKHVRDGARVTVVIVIGRERSALDDAVTDAGFAAETEAAAKTLGVHRCIRFDEPSRDFVLSRRVHLDLVRVLREVRPQVVYLPHDNDDDVEHRMVHQLTTEALWMAQSEFFQEAGERPLPAPRLVLGYEVWAPMARFQYAEDISGQIETKVDAMRAYVSQLRHAAWDEGIRGLARYRGAVSAGSGHAEVFQVLSLRTPPAAGQVGGCRD, encoded by the coding sequence ATGACCGGGGTCACCGACGTGCTGGTGGTCGCACCCCACCCTGATGACGACGTCATCGGCTGCGGCGGGTCCATCGCCAAGCACGTCCGCGACGGCGCCCGCGTGACGGTGGTCATCGTCATCGGACGCGAGCGCAGCGCACTCGACGACGCTGTCACCGACGCCGGGTTCGCCGCCGAGACCGAGGCTGCCGCCAAGACCCTGGGCGTGCACCGCTGCATCCGCTTCGACGAGCCCTCCCGGGACTTCGTCCTCTCCCGCCGGGTCCACCTGGACCTCGTACGGGTGCTGCGCGAGGTGCGGCCGCAGGTGGTCTACCTGCCGCACGACAACGACGACGACGTCGAGCACCGCATGGTGCACCAGCTGACCACCGAGGCGCTGTGGATGGCGCAGTCGGAGTTCTTCCAGGAGGCGGGCGAGCGGCCGCTGCCGGCGCCCCGGCTGGTGCTCGGGTACGAGGTGTGGGCGCCGATGGCCCGGTTCCAGTACGCCGAGGACATCAGCGGTCAGATCGAGACCAAGGTCGATGCGATGCGCGCGTACGTCTCCCAGCTGCGGCACGCAGCCTGGGACGAGGGCATCCGGGGGCTGGCCCGCTACCGGGGCGCTGTGTCGGCCGGCTCGGGGCACGCGGAGGTCTTCCAGGTGCTCAGCCTGCGCACCCCGCCCGCCGCCGGCCAGGTGGGAGGCTGCCGTGACTGA
- a CDS encoding NAD-dependent epimerase/dehydratase family protein — MPPVRLAIVGCGAAARGCHVPALPPLKGDVRLTALIDHDPRQAQAALALYRELGGTDADQVVLATDPTEAADAFDAAVVVAPHTLHAQIVEGLLAAGKHVLLEKPMTTSAGDARRLAATAAGAGAPILAMAHPRRLFPAYAWVKRLIDGGDLGDVVRVDWAEGHPYAHEPVSWSMFDRRLAGGGVLTDTASHVFDTLLWWLGPDVRVVRYEDNSLGGVETDATAHLRFGSADVHCDFSRLRDLGISCKVTGTKATVTIGTDFPAGECTLITADGVELHRGDVDAVAPAQGEWELLFTEQLANFAAAVRGTAPVHSGPEDGVRVVELIQDCYIGTARERSAQPWTTRGGGAVGGSSFADRTVAVTGASGFIGGRVVERLILGTQARVRPVVRGFGRAARLSVLPQDRLEFRQGDLMDANGLRAAFEGCDTVVHCAFGSSGDEADRWAASVEGTANVLAAAHAAGVRRVVHLSTIDVYNPAVTGALTEQSPARPADPADREYEQQKLAAERLVLDAHGHGLETVVLQPGVVYGPWGGQWTTAQLRRAESDFAALPAGEGGGVCNAVYVDDLADAVLLAVDAEAATGERFLVGNGEELGWGEFFDAVRALRGLDGPATRTVGEPVPDGEPVPDWELELYRSTACARYDKAQRLLGFTSRTPFADGIALTGQWAGWAGELPEARA; from the coding sequence ATGCCTCCTGTACGCCTCGCCATCGTCGGGTGCGGCGCCGCCGCCCGCGGCTGCCATGTGCCCGCTCTGCCCCCGCTGAAGGGGGACGTGCGGCTGACCGCGCTCATCGACCACGACCCGCGCCAGGCCCAGGCCGCCCTCGCCCTCTACCGCGAACTCGGCGGCACCGACGCCGACCAGGTGGTGCTGGCCACCGACCCGACCGAGGCCGCCGACGCCTTCGACGCCGCCGTGGTGGTCGCCCCGCACACCCTGCACGCGCAGATCGTGGAGGGGCTGCTGGCGGCCGGCAAGCACGTGCTGCTGGAGAAGCCGATGACCACCTCGGCCGGGGACGCCCGGCGTCTGGCCGCCACCGCCGCCGGTGCCGGGGCGCCGATACTCGCGATGGCCCACCCGCGGCGGCTCTTCCCCGCCTACGCCTGGGTCAAGCGCCTGATCGACGGCGGCGACCTCGGCGACGTGGTGCGGGTCGACTGGGCGGAGGGCCACCCGTACGCCCATGAGCCGGTCTCCTGGTCGATGTTCGACCGGCGGCTCGCGGGCGGCGGCGTGCTCACGGACACCGCGTCGCACGTCTTCGACACACTGCTGTGGTGGCTCGGCCCTGACGTGCGGGTCGTCCGCTACGAGGACAACTCGCTCGGGGGTGTGGAGACCGACGCCACCGCGCACCTGCGCTTCGGCTCCGCCGACGTGCACTGCGACTTCAGCCGGCTGCGCGACCTCGGCATCTCCTGCAAGGTCACCGGCACCAAGGCGACCGTCACCATCGGCACCGACTTCCCGGCCGGTGAGTGCACCCTGATCACCGCGGACGGTGTCGAGCTGCACCGCGGCGACGTGGACGCGGTGGCCCCTGCCCAGGGCGAGTGGGAGCTGCTGTTCACCGAGCAGCTCGCCAACTTCGCCGCCGCCGTCCGCGGCACCGCCCCCGTACACTCCGGCCCCGAGGACGGCGTACGCGTCGTCGAACTGATCCAGGACTGCTACATCGGCACCGCCCGCGAGCGGTCCGCGCAGCCGTGGACCACGCGCGGCGGCGGTGCGGTCGGCGGCTCCTCGTTCGCCGACCGCACCGTGGCCGTCACCGGCGCGAGCGGCTTCATCGGCGGCCGAGTCGTCGAGCGGCTGATCCTCGGCACCCAGGCCCGAGTCCGGCCGGTGGTCCGCGGCTTCGGCCGGGCCGCGCGGCTGTCCGTACTGCCGCAGGACCGGCTGGAGTTCCGCCAGGGCGACCTGATGGACGCCAACGGCCTGCGGGCGGCCTTCGAGGGCTGCGACACCGTCGTCCACTGCGCGTTCGGCAGTTCCGGCGACGAGGCGGACCGCTGGGCCGCATCCGTCGAGGGAACCGCCAACGTCCTGGCCGCCGCCCACGCCGCCGGGGTCCGCCGCGTGGTGCACCTGAGCACCATCGACGTCTACAACCCCGCCGTCACCGGCGCGCTGACCGAGCAGTCGCCGGCCCGCCCGGCCGACCCCGCCGACCGCGAGTACGAACAGCAGAAGCTCGCCGCGGAGCGGCTGGTCCTGGACGCCCACGGGCACGGCCTGGAAACCGTCGTGCTCCAGCCGGGCGTGGTCTACGGGCCGTGGGGCGGCCAGTGGACCACCGCCCAGCTGCGGCGCGCGGAGAGCGACTTCGCCGCGCTCCCGGCGGGCGAGGGCGGCGGTGTGTGCAACGCCGTGTACGTCGACGACCTGGCGGACGCGGTGCTCCTGGCCGTCGACGCCGAGGCGGCCACGGGAGAGCGCTTCCTCGTCGGCAACGGCGAGGAGCTGGGCTGGGGCGAGTTCTTCGACGCCGTCCGCGCCCTGCGGGGCCTCGACGGGCCGGCGACGCGGACGGTCGGGGAGCCGGTGCCGGACGGGGAGCCGGTGCCGGACTGGGAGCTGGAGCTGTACCGATCGACCGCCTGTGCCCGTTACGACAAGGCCCAGCGTCTGCTCGGCTTCACCTCCCGCACGCCGTTCGCCGACGGCATCGCGCTGACCGGTCAGTGGGCCGGCTGGGCCGGGGAGCTGCCGGAGGCCCGGGCATGA
- the vioC gene encoding arginine beta-hydroxylase, Fe(II)/alpha-ketoglutarate-dependent: MSNLTDQSTHSYTLTPDEAAVTAAFALELAADYPSFGDPLLLRDLPRLAARLPLGVQNFLRGFKLDDHHGHAVIRGHEFDQQRIGPTPAHWRGRGRPGPEFPEELLLMLYSALLGEPFGWATQQDGHLVHDIFPIRQHENDQLGMGSKELLTWHTEDAFHPYRSDYLILGALRNPDHVPTTVGELDLSSLSCEDIDVLFEPRFYIAPDESHLPKNNTITSEEEAARFATIQRMIDERPLGPLLYGSRLDPYMRLDPYFTSVPEHDTEAQRAYDALFKVVDAGMREFVADQGDVLFIDNHRAVHGRLPFKARYDGTDRWLKRVCVTADLRRSREMRATAETRLLG; encoded by the coding sequence ATGTCGAACCTCACCGACCAGTCCACGCACAGCTACACCCTGACGCCCGACGAGGCCGCCGTGACCGCGGCATTCGCCCTCGAACTGGCCGCCGACTACCCGTCCTTCGGCGATCCGCTCCTGCTGCGCGATCTGCCCAGGCTCGCGGCTCGGCTGCCGCTGGGCGTGCAGAACTTCCTGCGCGGGTTCAAGCTGGACGACCACCACGGCCACGCGGTGATCCGCGGCCACGAGTTCGACCAGCAGCGCATCGGCCCCACCCCCGCCCACTGGCGCGGTCGCGGCCGACCCGGCCCGGAGTTCCCCGAAGAGCTGCTGCTGATGCTGTACTCGGCACTGCTCGGCGAGCCCTTCGGCTGGGCGACCCAGCAGGACGGCCATCTCGTGCACGACATCTTCCCCATCCGCCAGCACGAGAACGACCAGCTCGGGATGGGCAGCAAGGAGCTGCTGACCTGGCACACCGAGGACGCCTTTCACCCGTACCGCAGCGACTACCTGATCCTGGGTGCGCTGCGCAACCCGGACCATGTGCCCACCACGGTCGGCGAGCTGGACCTGTCCTCGTTGTCCTGCGAGGACATCGACGTCCTCTTCGAGCCGCGCTTCTACATCGCGCCCGACGAGTCCCATCTGCCGAAGAACAACACGATCACCTCCGAGGAGGAGGCGGCCCGGTTCGCCACCATCCAGCGGATGATCGACGAGCGGCCGCTCGGCCCGCTGCTCTACGGCTCGCGGCTGGACCCGTACATGCGCCTCGACCCGTACTTCACCTCGGTACCGGAGCACGACACCGAAGCCCAGCGCGCCTACGACGCCCTCTTCAAGGTCGTGGACGCCGGGATGCGGGAATTCGTCGCGGACCAGGGCGACGTGCTCTTCATCGACAACCACCGCGCGGTGCACGGGCGGCTGCCGTTCAAGGCCCGCTACGACGGCACCGACCGCTGGCTCAAGCGGGTGTGTGTGACGGCCGATCTTCGCCGCTCCCGCGAGATGCGGGCCACGGCCGAGACCCGGCTGCTGGGCTGA